The Mixophyes fleayi isolate aMixFle1 chromosome 9, aMixFle1.hap1, whole genome shotgun sequence DNA window GAAATATTTCTGTTAAACAAATAACTAGGGCAAAACAGGTTTTAAAGGGCATGTCCAGCTTTGAACAACTTCTAAATCGTGTCCTGCACATGAAACAGTCAGGTGGGATTCTTCCAGTTTAAATCTCAACATTACCTTACATGACTGAATTtttgttcttctgaattgtctgTTATTGCCATCGGCCCGGGAGAACTTTCAAACCATATCATTTTTAGTATCGAGAAATAGAGAAGTAGTGGACTGCTTGTCATAGGTCAACTGCATGGCTTCAGCTACAGCTCAATTGCAGGTTATTGCTTCTTCATTTCTTGATATGGAAAGTTTAAACAGTGTGAAAGTTCTTTTATGTCAATGGCACTAATGGGCAATGGAAATAATATTCCTAATTTACCCTCTTCATTTGGACAATCCTGATGTAACAATATTATTGCATTGGCTAATTGAAAGTTGAATGCTTGCAACAGTGACCAGTGCATACAGATGcctttatacctttttttttccaacataCTGTTTCAATTCTTTAATGTCTACAAAAGCAGCTGTTTTAGACAGTGTTGTCACTTTGAAAGCAGTGGAACTTGTGGAGAGAgctgagaaacactgatcttgaACGCTCACAGTTTGAACTCAGTGGACATTATCACATTCTCAAATCAGTCAATCAAATGACAACAGCTGCATCTAAGAAAACAACCAACACATCttacatacttaaaaaaaaaaaaacaagatgaaAACTACACTGTTGGTAAGTCCCAAGTTTGAAGGGGATTTAAACAACTCAATTTGGAACATTTGTTAAAACTGGTGCAGGGGACAAGGGTGCTATAATCCATAAAGCCAATCTgaggtttgctttcattttctaatctgAATTAAAACAGACAGAATATGATCAAATTCTACGCGTTACAGCAATTTTTCCCTGTGCATCAGATTTCAAAAATGTCCCCCATTAAGCCTATGTATCAAGCAAACAGTTTAAATGCAAAGAAGAGAGCAAATTAACAAGTTTAATAACAAACGGGGCCCCAAAGGCTGCATTATAAATCCAGTTTAAGAATAAACTTCAAATTTGCATACAAAAATCATACAAAAATAATCACTAAATCAGAAAGGCAAGTTTATATTTTTGATCAGattgtatatataacattatcaTAAGaccaatttatattatattatgctcTATTACTATATACTTTATTAGACATAAACTATCAATGTGTTTTAGATCATTATCTGCAATCGCCACTAAGCAATAAACACAAAATGATGAGTTATATACCACAACAATATACTCAGTTAGAGAGAAGCAATTGACACACATGAAAGCTCAACAGCAACAATAAGATATAAAGGTTTTGTTACCATGTATAGTTAGCATAAGCAGGTTCACCTCTTCCTTGCATAAACAGGTTTTTATAGCTTGCGAGCTAGATCATTTGACAGTAGAATTAATTTACTGTCTACCGTAATTCAATACAGTAAGTGGAAAATGATACCGGTTATAGGCTTCAAATGTATCAAAGAAGAAATTCTATATAAAACAACTGGATagttttgtttatatatacagcatatatatatatatatatatatatatatatatatatatatatatatatatatatatatatatatataagcatttGGTCCATGTTTGCTTGGATACATAGAttgttaagggctttgtaggGCATGCAGCTTTATAAACAGCGACACGTTATTGTTTCCAATATACCATGTGCTTGGGTAAAAACCTTCAGAAAATGAAGTGTTGAGTGTGCAATGAAATAAAAGTgacataaacataaaaacaaaaacattaagcaaaggaaaaacatataaaaacaatccCAATATTGTCTTAAAAACacatttctattttttcttttcattttgcaaCATGATTGTTCAATAATAAAGGCTTTTAACTCCAGTTCTCTGTGGCACTCCGTAAAGCTTATTCTGCTTGCATACAGGTATGCCAGACATTGGCTCAATCTAGACAGACAAACCTGTATTAGTGCAGGAAACCTTGGTTTATACCTTTAAGAACTGGTGCTAGAGCCCAATATAGTAAGGGAAAGGCCTTATATTTAGTGATTTACAGTAGTCGCTTTTAGGAAGCATTGCTTTATACAAAATACTGGCATTAGGAATCAAATGTCTGTGCAGTACCTATGAGTACGCTATGGCCCCTTCTTTGATCAGTTCAAATAATGGGGCCCTGCAGCATATTGCTCCGCACTTTAGTGCTGAAGTGTTTACAAAAATGAGATGAAGACAAGGGATAGTGAATCTTTGTCACCTTTGGTCTTCCTTGGGTACATAAATGGTGTTATATTAAGTCATTTTTCTAGTAATCAGACTATGATATGAGGTAAGAAAATATGGCACTATATATGCTATGTTCAGTACGCAGTTTGATGAACCAATATAACCCAGCTTAATGGTCACTTTGCGCATGTCAGGTGCTTTAAAAATTATGTGacttaaaatgtgtattttggaATGTTTGCAGTAAAGCAAAAGGCTCAGATCCAGACTGAGAATACCCACTAATGAAATGcagtaatatatatttgtgtatatatatatatattatatataataaaaatatgtacagtCACAGATCAGAGTTTGGCACAATTTCATTTCTTTTGTGGGTTGTAATAGTGCATTAACTACTGTACAACAGTATGACTTTAAAACAGTCTTTCACAGAGAATACCAGATTAAGCTGCCCTTCAAACAAATCATCACAATGTAAACCCTGGATTTTAGCACTTAACAGATCAACAATCCACAAGGCATATATTTttccaaataaacaaaacataaacatcaatgtaatttttaggaaaaaaaaaagaatgtctttttttcaaaaatccaaaatgtttttttttctgctttgaaCATATTCCTAGATTCCTGCAGAGAAAAAAATGCTTGGTGTCAGCTCAACAGGTGGGATTATAAACACAGTTTCACGCATTTTGATTCTCCTATGCAGATCTTGTGAACGTGCAGCAGAGGGCGCTGAAGAAAGCATCAAGGGGACCACATGAACCTAAACTGTGTTTCAAATCCTTTAGATTCCACATCGTTGCATTTCAATGCATCATTTTCcttttatgtaacatttttaaaatttattttttacagggtTTTTGAAAAAGAAAATCTTTGCTTTAGAAACTAAGAAGCACATAATGTATATCATAAATAAAGCCAAACAgcagaaaataggatttttttgtTAGTCTTTAGTCATTGTAAAAACCGGCCAAGTCAGGAACCAGTGATTTTTAGGTAGCTCGTTAGCAGTTGTCATGCGTAGCCTCTTCTTTAATTGCAAGGCAATGACTATCATGCAGCTTTAGTCATTTTTAAGACTGGTTTTAAGGGAAAATTAAACAAGGACCAGCAGGCTTAGCAAgtgtgaagaaaagaaaaacatgtgTTTTAGACATTTTGGTGCAACATTACCTCAGTTTCTCAAATGCAGCTGTGACCATTGGGTCCTTGTGTGCTTGGTCTATTCTTTTCCCTTTACAATTTTCATCTCGCAGAGACTTAGATGTTGATTTATGACGATACAACTTTTTGTGGGTCGGTACGTTATTGGTTAAAATACTGAGGTTGCCAAAGTTCTTATCAAAAAATGCTGCATGAAGATTGGCTCCATAGCCTAGTGAACAGCTTGGGTCAAAGACTCCAAACTTAGCATTGTTCTTACCTGAGCCCTTGTTAGTTGACTTCTTGGATCCCCCCACTGAGCTGCCATTTACCTTTTTCTTGAAATCCTGTGGTGTCCCAGCCAAGATTTTCAATGTTTTCAATTTTAAGCTGTTTGCTTCTGGAGACAGCAGTATATCAGGGATGTCACTGGGGCCCACAGGATTGTAAAAAGGCTCAATTGAAGCCATCATGAACCTTTGAACATCAGCCATGCCAGATGCAATGTTGGAAAGAATGTTAGAAGGTTCCTCAAATTCTCTTTGATCATCATCAATGAGATTGTTGGCACTCCCTACCCTGGGATCAGACCATGCAGTATTGTTACCTTTATCGAGCGTCCACTCACTGACCCCAGCTGTATGCTTCCCTGTCTTGGATGAGCCAGGACCATAAAGTTTCATGCAGTCAGTTAAAGCCTGTTTAGTAGGATTTGCATTATTTAAAAGACCTGATCGATTGCCTGCACTTTGGGTTTTTTCACTGTTGGCATTTTTCCCTTTCTTGGATGACTTGGGACCCGATTGCCGAGGAGTCTTTGTCTGTGTTTTATCTGACCCCTTGCTAGCTTTAGGGGTTTTCTTCTTGCTACTTTTTGGAGAAGAACTTTGGTTGGCACCTGTGTTTTTGCTGGCAGACATTTTCTTTTTAGATTTTGAAGGTTTGCCATTGGCATGAACGGGAATGGCAGACTCATCAAATGCTGGCAGACATGGACCTTTCTCCAAAACACTGACAGAGTCCTCGTCATTAAACATATGAAACTGAAACTGGTGGTTATTTAGTGCAAAACCACTATTACCCTGCTCCTGTGGAGGAAGAACAGTGCAGTTCCACTTGGCCTTTTCTGGTCCATTGAGCACTACCTGGGTACCATTCTGAAAAGCCTTTATGTTCCCTACTGCCTTAACTTCTGCACCTGTGATTTGAGGGGAGAGATTAGGTGTATCGGGCGGGGACATCTCTGAAAGGGACGAGTGGCGGAATTTGTCAGGGGTGAAGTTGGAGATGTCCAGGAGATCAGTAGACTCCTTCAGTGGTGTGATTTCATCAATGCTCTGCTGAATTACAAGTTTGGGGCTGCAGTGGGCTAAAAAATCATCGCTTATTTCATCCTCTCCATCCTTTTCACAAGACTTCATGCTTAAAGAGCTGTAATTACTGGAACTAACTGACAATGAGCCTACTGAGTCAAAACTAATAAGCCTGCCATTGTCTGTGCTAAGTGTGCCTCTCTGCAGAATGAATTGCCCATCTCCACTATTATAATGACAGGTCTGATAAGAGTCATCCTGCTGAATCTGGCCCTCTTGCAGATATGTTTTGTGGTACAGCTGTTTGCTGCTGTTCAGATGAACTTGACTATATCCAGAGGCTGTCATGTCTGTATCTGATACAGCTGCAGAACCAGCAAAGTCTCCAGATATGATGGACACTTCCCTAAGGTTTGATATGAACTCAGCCTGATTGCTAGGGGGTTTGCTATGCCACATGTCTGGAAAGCTCTGCTCCATATCTAAATGATGGGGTGACTGCTGCAGCTCAGATTCTGAAGGAGGGGAGAGCACACAGCTCTGTGCAAGTTGTAGGGAACTGAACTGTTTTTCTGTCTGCAAGATGTTAACTGAGTGCTGCCCCAAGGGATGAGGGGCAAAGTATGTTATACCAGTGCCACTAGATGAGTCTGATGCATCTAACAATGTCTGCAAATACCCTCCAGGGAGAACTGGTACATTGGTAGTGATGTGAGCAGATGGTAATGGCTTGTCAGGAGTGCAGGTGGCTTGCAGAAATGGGGAATTGTTAGCTTCATTATCAGTGTGGCACTGAGATGGATGGGAACTGTCTGGTGCACTAGGAATAGTTTCCTCTTTTATAAGAACTGCTGAATCCTGGCTCTCTGTCACAGGAAAGTTTTCTACTGGATCTGCACTGCCAATAGCATTTGCCTGCTCCAGTTTAAGCTGTTTGCATTTCAACCTAGCTTCGCTTTTAAACTTGATTCTCCTGATCACTTTCCGGTCTGCACATTTGAGCTCCCTTTCTAAAGATCTGCATTTAACAGGGGCAACCTCTGCTATGTCACTTAAATGTAATCCATTCACACAGCTTGGGGTTTCCAGAGCTAATGAAGGCAAGTCACTAAGGCTAGCATTATCTTTGCTGCTGCATCCCTGCCTGTGTTCAAAAGAGGAAAGTATTTCCCTGCTCACTGGTTGTTCAATAGTTTGTATCCTTTGCAACCTGTGTCGGTTTGCTAGCTGACCTTTTCTCTTCCTTGGTGGAATGGCATTTTCTGAGCCATTAAGACTTCTCTGTGCACACATGGCTGATGTGTTCCTCATTCTTTCTTCCCAGTACTCCTTGATTGGTGCAAGCTTTTGGTATTTCCCCAGCTGGTCATCACTCAAAGTAACTGTGGTCTCATTTGCATCAAGCTTGCCAAGCTTGATCAGCATGTGCTTCTCGCCTTTGAACCTGTTGATGATAATGTACTTAATGATAACCGGTGGCTCCTTCCTGCAAACTTTCCTGCGTTTCTTAGggcaccagtcatcatcatcttcttcttTGGGTCCATCTGGTGCGCCTTCCTTCTTCTCTACAACTTTTTCATTCTCCAGGGAATCCATGTCGTACAAGTAGTCATCACTATACCTGACTTTCCTTTTCACCCTCAGACCATAATTTGGCTGGATTAGAGAATGAGAGTGCTCCCGGGATAGGTATCGTGTACAGTCCTTGATGTCTCCTAGTACATCATAAGAAGATTCACTGCATGAACTATCATCACTGTACTCTCCTGAGTCCTCAGCTGAGTTAACTGAATCCAGAAAGTGGCTCCTTTTGGTGCTTATGTATTGCACCACATCCATATTTCCACAAGTTTTATTCAAACCAGATTTCCCACTCtcaccctcttcttcatcatcttcatcttcatcatcttcCCATATCCCACCTTCTTCTAATTTGAATTGAGAAGGATCCACTACTCTCTTATTTGATCCTTTACTTTCCTTCTTGGTGCAGTTAGTGAAGACACTTGGGAAGAAGTTAAACTGAGCATCTTCTTGAAGAGCATTTGTCTTCTCTCTTACATTGTCCTGAAATGATTCATACCTGATCTTTAAGGAGCACACATCACTGCCAAGtgtagaatcatcatcatcaaacatGTAATTATCCACATCTTCCTCTGAAAACAAATTAACAGACAGCTCATTTTTAGAGCACAAGTCCAGCAGCTCAATTTTACTCTCACTAATAAATGACTCAAAGTAGCCCCACTCTTGGCTAGGGTTGGCCAGTAATGTCTCATCTCCATTGCATTTGTCAAGTAGCAATCCCTCATAATAGTTCTTTTGCGTAGGGTCCTCTGAATC harbors:
- the NEXMIF gene encoding neurite extension and migration factor: MHCSRLDTNGDVWSERQNDKLMDGQEERDSAVEAVSTLLINGISGNEPHDPVDDVKSYDAADAPVTFPALMQKEIHACHRALPPIISKEPCLLGPPSPLRLSDTAEHVISDPSAQAISLTTCVTKGLSTWSLPSDSEKTPFTIMEPGAMSALTGDCLMQQSRTCLGCFIESKDGVDPEPGVSLKMEDISRDYDTCPVSDMGIHCMGTGDSLKYGDQLLSDQLLSFPVHKSRETDKRDPDKSDSDSEDPTQKNYYEGLLLDKCNGDETLLANPSQEWGYFESFISESKIELLDLCSKNELSVNLFSEEDVDNYMFDDDDSTLGSDVCSLKIRYESFQDNVREKTNALQEDAQFNFFPSVFTNCTKKESKGSNKRVVDPSQFKLEEGGIWEDDEDEDDEEEGESGKSGLNKTCGNMDVVQYISTKRSHFLDSVNSAEDSGEYSDDSSCSESSYDVLGDIKDCTRYLSREHSHSLIQPNYGLRVKRKVRYSDDYLYDMDSLENEKVVEKKEGAPDGPKEEDDDDWCPKKRRKVCRKEPPVIIKYIIINRFKGEKHMLIKLGKLDANETTVTLSDDQLGKYQKLAPIKEYWEERMRNTSAMCAQRSLNGSENAIPPRKRKGQLANRHRLQRIQTIEQPVSREILSSFEHRQGCSSKDNASLSDLPSLALETPSCVNGLHLSDIAEVAPVKCRSLERELKCADRKVIRRIKFKSEARLKCKQLKLEQANAIGSADPVENFPVTESQDSAVLIKEETIPSAPDSSHPSQCHTDNEANNSPFLQATCTPDKPLPSAHITTNVPVLPGGYLQTLLDASDSSSGTGITYFAPHPLGQHSVNILQTEKQFSSLQLAQSCVLSPPSESELQQSPHHLDMEQSFPDMWHSKPPSNQAEFISNLREVSIISGDFAGSAAVSDTDMTASGYSQVHLNSSKQLYHKTYLQEGQIQQDDSYQTCHYNSGDGQFILQRGTLSTDNGRLISFDSVGSLSVSSSNYSSLSMKSCEKDGEDEISDDFLAHCSPKLVIQQSIDEITPLKESTDLLDISNFTPDKFRHSSLSEMSPPDTPNLSPQITGAEVKAVGNIKAFQNGTQVVLNGPEKAKWNCTVLPPQEQGNSGFALNNHQFQFHMFNDEDSVSVLEKGPCLPAFDESAIPVHANGKPSKSKKKMSASKNTGANQSSSPKSSKKKTPKASKGSDKTQTKTPRQSGPKSSKKGKNANSEKTQSAGNRSGLLNNANPTKQALTDCMKLYGPGSSKTGKHTAGVSEWTLDKGNNTAWSDPRVGSANNLIDDDQREFEEPSNILSNIASGMADVQRFMMASIEPFYNPVGPSDIPDILLSPEANSLKLKTLKILAGTPQDFKKKVNGSSVGGSKKSTNKGSGKNNAKFGVFDPSCSLGYGANLHAAFFDKNFGNLSILTNNVPTHKKLYRHKSTSKSLRDENCKGKRIDQAHKDPMVTAAFEKLR